The stretch of DNA GATTTCAGCAAGAGCAATGACAATCTGCCGGATCTCTACCATGTGGCGCTGCAGGCCTTTGGCCTGACCGACCAGGACGTCCCGCGCTCGATGATGCGCAAGGTCCTGACGAGCGATGCCTATGATCCGGATGGTTATATCGCCTCGCTCAAGGATGAACGCATCACCAACCTTGCCCGCGCCTTCAACTTCGGCCCCGACGGCAAGGCGGCGTCACCTTTCCAGGCGCTTCCCGATGCGACCCTGGCCAAATACGCCACCGACTATAAGTCGCATATCACCATGCTGATGAAGGATGGACCGGTAAAGGACAAGGCAGCAAAGGATGCGACGGCCGAGGTCGACTATTTCGCCAAGGGCATGGCAAAGGTGAAGTCGCTCGACGATTTCCTGGATGACAGCCGCCTGACCGACCTGGTGCTGAAGGCGAACAACCTTGACCCCAAGGATTACGACAAGGCCACGCTGAAGAAGATCTTCACCTCCGATCCTGACGACAAGAAGAGCTACCTCAACACCAAGGCCGATGCGCGTTTCCAGGATATCGTCGCCGCCTTCAACTTCGACAAGGACGGCAATCTGACCCGCGCCAAGATCGGCACGATCCAGAACAAGGCGGCCGAGGAGCACACCCAGGAACTCTACGTCCAGCAGACGATGGAAGCCCAGCAAGGCGAAAGCAACGACGGCGTCCGCCTGGCGCTCTATTTCGCCCGCAAAGCCCCGAGCATCACCTCGATCTATTCGATCCTCGGCGACAAGGCGCTCTATCAGGTCATCACCACAGCCTACAACCTGCCGTCGCAGATCTCGGGCATGGACGTGACCAAGCAGCGCGATCTCCTCAGCCGCTTCGTCAAGCTCGAGGATCTCCAGGATCCGAAGAAGGTCGACAAGCTGCTGCGCCGGTTCACCGCGATGTACGATGTCCAAAACGCTGCCCAGCAGTCGCCGGCGCTGATGATCCTGACCGGCGGCGGCACGCAGCAAAGCTGATCGCCCCAACCTGCTGCACGCAGCAGGTTTGATCGCTCTGACCGTCAACCTCACGGATCGAGGCTGACAACCTTTCCCGGGTTCATGATATTGGCGGGGTCGAAGGCGCGCTTGATGCGGCGCATCAGCTCGATTTCAATCGTTGGACGGATCGCCGCCAGTTCATCCCGCTTCAGCTGGCCGATGCCGTGCTCGGCCGAGATCGAGCCGCCATGCGCCAACACCAGCCCATGTACGATGTGGTTCATCTCGCGCCAGCGAGCGATGAAGGCGGCCTTGTCGGCGCCGAGCGGCTGGGAAATATTGTAATGAATATTGCCGTCGCCCATATGGCCGAAGGCGCAGATGCGGGCGCCCGGCATCGCCGCCATGACCGCTTCTTCGGCCTCGGCCATGAAATGCGGGATCCTCGACACCGGCACGGAAACATCGTGCTTGATCGACCCACCTTCCGGCTTCTGGGCATCCGACATGCTTTCTCGCATGTGCCAGATCGCCTTCTGCTGCGCTACCGATGCGGCGATTGCGGCATCCAGCACCAGCCCGGCCTCGAAACCCTGTTCCAGCACCCCGTTCATCATCCGCTCCGCCGTCTCGGCCGAATCCGACGTCGAAATGTCGATCAGCACATACCAGGGATAGGCCGTTTCCAGCGGATCGCGCACGCCGTCGATGTGGCGTGTGGTGATCTCGACCCCGAAACGCGGCATCAGCTCGAAACCGGTCAGCGAGGCGCCGCAGAGGCTGGAGGCCAGGTTGAAGAGGGCAAGCGCATCCGTCACCGAATTCAAGCCGGCGAAGGCCACCTGATGGCCGAGCGGCTGGGGAAAGAGCTTGAGCACCGCGCCGGTGATGATGCCGAGCGTGCCCTCGGCGCCGATGAAGAGATCGCGCAGGTCGTAACCGGTATTGTCCTTTTTCAGGCGGCGTAAACCGTCCCAGATCTCGCCGGTCGGCAACACCACTTCGAGGCCCAGGCAGAGCTGGCGCATATTGCCATAGGCAAGCACGGCCGTACCGCCGGCATTGGTGGAAAGGTTGCCGCCGATGCGGCAAGAACCCTCCGAGCCGAGCGACAGCGGAAAAAGCCGCCCATGCGCCTCGGCTGCCTTCTGCACCTCGGCCAGGATGGCGCCGCCATCGGCCACCAGCACGTTCGCCACCGGATCGACATCTCGGATCTTGTTCATCCGCTCGAGCGACAGGATGATATCGGACTTGCCCTGACGCGGCGTCTGGCCGCCGACGAGGCCGGTATTGCCGGTCTGCGGCACGATCGCCGTTCCGGTCTCCGTCGCAAGCTTCATGATATCAGAGACCTCCTCGACCGAGCCGGGCTTCAGGAGGAGCGGGGAGGAGCCGTGATAAAGCCCGCGGTTTTCGATCAGATGCGGTGCAAGATCGGCCTCGCTACGCAGCGCGTATTTTTCGCCGACGATGGCAGCGAAGCGATCGAGGAGTTCGGTGGAAATGCTCATTCGGGCTCGGTCCTCCATCGTCATCTACAGCGCCGCGCGTCTTTTCAGACGCGCTTAGGACGCTGTAGCACTTTGAATTGCTGCATAATTCCTAAATCGATTCCGATTTAGGAATTATGCAGCAGGTCTTTTCAGTCGCGGGGTGCAGCTGCCCGCTGCAGCCGGTCGTTGATCGCCTCGCCCAGCCCCTCCTCGGGAATCGGCGAAAAGGCGATGCTCTGGGCGCCGCTGGCATCGGCCCGCTTCATGTAGTCGAAAAGGTTGGCCGCCGCCTCTGCCAGATCGCCGCGCGGGCTGAGATCAAGCACGATCCGTGCACTCTCCGCGCCGGAGACCGCAGCACTGCCGAAGGCAATCAGTGCCTCACCGGGTTCTACCGCCGTCGCATTGAGACGCACGGAAGCACCCGGCGCATAATGCGAGGCGAGCATGCCTGGCGCCTCGATCGCCGCCGATGCCGTTCTCGCCCGCAGCAGCGGTTGGCCTGCGACGCGCTCGATCTCGCGCGCCGCCAGTCCACCCGGGCGAAGCAGCCTCAGCCGGCCGCCCTCTGCCTTGACGATCGTCGATTCGACGCCGACGGCGCTTGGGCCCGCATCGAGGATCAATGGGATTCTTGCCCCGAGATCGGCTTCGACATGGGCGGCACTCGTGGCGCTGACCCCGCCTGAGGTGTTGGCGCTGGGGGCTGCGAGCGGC from Rhizobium leguminosarum bv. trifolii WSM1325 encodes:
- a CDS encoding FAD linked oxidase domain protein (PFAM: FAD linked oxidase domain protein~KEGG: ret:RHE_CH00898 FAD-dependent oxidoreductase protein), whose product is MSISTELLDRFAAIVGEKYALRSEADLAPHLIENRGLYHGSSPLLLKPGSVEEVSDIMKLATETGTAIVPQTGNTGLVGGQTPRQGKSDIILSLERMNKIRDVDPVANVLVADGGAILAEVQKAAEAHGRLFPLSLGSEGSCRIGGNLSTNAGGTAVLAYGNMRQLCLGLEVVLPTGEIWDGLRRLKKDNTGYDLRDLFIGAEGTLGIITGAVLKLFPQPLGHQVAFAGLNSVTDALALFNLASSLCGASLTGFELMPRFGVEITTRHIDGVRDPLETAYPWYVLIDISTSDSAETAERMMNGVLEQGFEAGLVLDAAIAASVAQQKAIWHMRESMSDAQKPEGGSIKHDVSVPVSRIPHFMAEAEEAVMAAMPGARICAFGHMGDGNIHYNISQPLGADKAAFIARWREMNHIVHGLVLAHGGSISAEHGIGQLKRDELAAIRPTIEIELMRRIKRAFDPANIMNPGKVVSLDP
- a CDS encoding Sua5/YciO/YrdC/YwlC family protein (TIGRFAM: Sua5/YciO/YrdC/YwlC family protein~PFAM: SUA5/yciO/yrdC domain; SUA5 domain protein~KEGG: rec:RHECIAT_CH0000990 probable translation factor protein); the protein is MARTIDITADRQAALEAASAALADGFAIAIPTETVYGLAADATNPAAITRIYETKGRPRFNPLICHMADLAMAEEHAEFDPVSRALARAFWPGPLTLVLPLKPQSSIHSLAIAGLDSVGIRVPKGFAGALIGAFGRPLAAPSANTSGGVSATSAAHVEADLGARIPLILDAGPSAVGVESTIVKAEGGRLRLLRPGGLAAREIERVAGQPLLRARTASAAIEAPGMLASHYAPGASVRLNATAVEPGEALIAFGSAAVSGAESARIVLDLSPRGDLAEAAANLFDYMKRADASGAQSIAFSPIPEEGLGEAINDRLQRAAAPRD